From a region of the Spelaeicoccus albus genome:
- a CDS encoding DsbA family protein, which yields MRRRGSSASSKRTWLIVVASVAALVLLGSAVWTSHGSGGDDSQAGASEVTGEPSHAQTRTSPNPTKTGRAKSRDTDPGVERRQYADRLALGRADAPVVMIEYADYRCPFCGLFSRDTLPKLKKEYIDTGKVRFEWRDMPIYGEQSENAAIAARAAGRQGKYWAYHNAVYDAAPERGHPTLGRATLVGFAKQVNVPDMAKFKRDLGSSKLARRVRADAEEARSIGASATPTFVIGQTAVPGAQPIKVFRKVIDDELTKAEGK from the coding sequence TTGCGCCGGAGAGGCAGTTCTGCGTCGTCGAAGCGAACGTGGCTGATAGTTGTTGCGTCGGTGGCCGCGCTGGTCTTGTTGGGGTCGGCCGTGTGGACGAGCCACGGCTCGGGTGGCGATGATTCGCAAGCCGGGGCGTCGGAAGTCACCGGCGAGCCCAGTCACGCTCAGACGAGGACGTCTCCGAATCCCACCAAGACCGGGAGAGCCAAGAGCCGCGACACCGATCCGGGTGTCGAGCGGCGCCAGTACGCCGATCGATTGGCTTTGGGACGGGCCGACGCGCCGGTCGTGATGATTGAGTACGCCGACTACCGGTGCCCGTTCTGCGGGTTGTTCTCGCGTGACACGTTGCCGAAGCTCAAAAAGGAATATATCGATACCGGCAAGGTGAGGTTTGAATGGCGCGATATGCCAATATACGGTGAGCAGTCGGAAAATGCCGCCATTGCCGCACGCGCGGCGGGCCGGCAAGGCAAATATTGGGCCTATCACAATGCCGTGTATGACGCCGCGCCCGAGCGTGGGCATCCGACGCTGGGGCGCGCCACGCTCGTGGGGTTTGCCAAGCAGGTGAACGTGCCGGATATGGCGAAGTTCAAGCGCGATCTCGGAAGTAGCAAACTTGCTCGCCGGGTGCGGGCGGACGCCGAGGAGGCTCGTTCCATCGGCGCATCCGCCACCCCGACGTTCGTGATCGGACAGACCGCGGTGCCCGGAGCACAACCGATCAAAGTGTTCCGAAAGGTTATTGACGACGAGTTGACGAAAGCCGAAGGCAAGTAG
- the tyrS gene encoding tyrosine--tRNA ligase gives MTMTPQRNDDSFASIWDEVKWRGLVHVSTDEAALEEALTHDTVTYYCGFDPTAPSLHLGHLVQLLLMRRLQLAGHNPLGLVGGSTGLIGDPRPTAERTLNTPEVVAEWVGYLKGQVQNYLDFEGEHAARMVNNLDWTAPMSAIDFLREIGKHYRVGTMLAKDAVSARLNSDAGISYTEFSYQILQGIDFLELYRQYGCTLQTGGSDQWGNLTSGTDLIRRVEGEAVHAIGTPLITNSDGTKFGKSEGNAIWIDAKMTSPYAFYQFWLNTADADVANRLKVFTFLSSAEIAEMDEVTASRPQAREAQRRLAYDVTSLVHGQDATEKIVEASQALFGRGEVRGLDSVTLGHAIAELPQGTASRDAVAGGSVSVVDALVSSGLVTSKGAARRAISDGGAYVNNERVTDESAVLASDDVLDAGAVLLRRGKKTLGALVVE, from the coding sequence ATGACAATGACTCCGCAGCGCAATGACGATTCGTTCGCCTCAATTTGGGACGAGGTCAAGTGGCGTGGGCTCGTCCACGTATCGACCGATGAAGCCGCCCTTGAAGAGGCGCTGACCCACGACACCGTCACCTATTACTGCGGATTCGACCCGACTGCGCCGAGCCTGCATCTCGGGCACCTGGTTCAGTTGTTGCTCATGCGGCGACTGCAGCTTGCCGGACACAATCCGCTCGGCCTGGTGGGAGGCTCGACGGGGCTGATCGGTGATCCGCGCCCCACCGCCGAGCGCACGCTGAACACTCCCGAGGTGGTCGCCGAATGGGTCGGTTACTTGAAGGGGCAGGTGCAGAACTACCTCGACTTCGAGGGCGAGCACGCCGCTCGGATGGTCAATAATCTCGACTGGACGGCGCCGATGAGCGCCATCGACTTCCTCCGCGAGATCGGCAAGCACTATCGCGTCGGAACGATGCTTGCCAAGGACGCCGTCAGTGCGCGCCTGAATTCGGACGCCGGCATCAGCTACACCGAGTTCAGCTACCAGATACTCCAAGGCATCGATTTTCTCGAGCTCTACCGCCAGTACGGCTGCACCCTGCAGACCGGCGGCAGCGATCAGTGGGGCAACCTCACCTCCGGAACCGACCTGATCCGCCGTGTCGAAGGCGAAGCCGTACACGCTATCGGAACGCCGCTCATCACCAACTCGGACGGCACCAAGTTCGGCAAGAGCGAAGGCAATGCCATTTGGATCGACGCGAAGATGACAAGTCCGTACGCGTTCTACCAATTTTGGCTCAACACCGCCGATGCCGATGTGGCCAACCGGCTCAAGGTATTCACGTTCTTGAGCAGCGCCGAGATCGCCGAGATGGACGAGGTGACGGCATCCCGCCCGCAAGCCCGCGAGGCGCAACGGCGACTTGCTTATGACGTGACGAGTCTCGTGCACGGTCAGGATGCCACCGAAAAGATCGTCGAGGCCTCGCAGGCGTTGTTCGGCAGGGGAGAGGTACGCGGACTGGACTCCGTGACTCTCGGCCACGCGATCGCCGAACTGCCGCAGGGCACCGCGTCGCGTGACGCCGTCGCCGGCGGGTCGGTCAGTGTCGTGGACGCGCTCGTCTCATCCGGGCTCGTCACCTCGAAGGGGGCGGCGCGTCGAGCCATCTCCGACGGCGGGGCCTACGTCAACAATGAAAGGGTCACCGACGAATCGGCGGTCCTGGCCTCGGACGACGTGCTGGACGCCGGCGCCGTCCTGCTTCGCCGCGGCAAGAAGACGCTCGGCGCACTCGTCGTCGAATAG
- a CDS encoding purine-cytosine permease family protein, which translates to MSQKTAPDAPADKPGFLVESHSIGYVPRSERYGRPLNQFTLWFGSNLNITCIVTGALAVVLGGDVIWSIIGLLIGQILGGAVMSLHSVQGPRLGLPQMISSRAQFGVYGAVIPLVLVILMYIGFAASGTVLAGQAVAGLIHSPHWTGIIIFGIVTAVIAIIGYRLIHVMGRLASLISGLAFVYLTIRLLTGTDLGALFGDNHFTVSSFVLAMSLSASWQIAYGPYVADYSRYLPASTKQGTTFWSTFAGAVIGSQWSMTFGVLAAAIAGDKFAGDEVGFVVSLGGTGIVAAALYFVIALGKLCVNVLNAYGGFMSTITTITGFAGHREITKSARAVVVSAIMVIAMVIALAGSTNFVDKFSTFLLFLLTFFTPWSAVNLVDFYFLSKERYDVPAIGDPNGRYGKWNVAAIASYVIGLAAQMPFLYTSFYTGPFVKALGNTDYSWIIGLIVPAIVYFILSKIIKRSIPTRLILPDDAEGEKVE; encoded by the coding sequence ATGAGCCAAAAGACCGCGCCAGACGCTCCGGCAGACAAGCCCGGATTCCTGGTCGAAAGCCACTCCATCGGTTACGTGCCGAGGAGCGAACGGTACGGCAGGCCGCTCAACCAGTTCACTCTGTGGTTCGGTTCGAACCTCAACATCACGTGCATCGTGACGGGCGCGCTCGCCGTCGTGCTCGGCGGCGATGTCATCTGGTCGATCATCGGCCTGTTGATCGGGCAGATTCTCGGCGGCGCGGTCATGTCGTTGCACTCGGTACAGGGCCCGCGCCTCGGTTTGCCGCAAATGATCTCGTCGCGCGCCCAATTCGGCGTGTACGGCGCGGTCATTCCGCTCGTTCTGGTCATTTTGATGTACATCGGATTCGCGGCGTCCGGAACCGTGTTGGCCGGGCAAGCCGTCGCCGGGCTGATTCATTCTCCGCACTGGACCGGCATCATCATCTTTGGCATCGTCACTGCCGTCATTGCGATCATCGGGTATCGCCTGATCCACGTAATGGGCAGGCTGGCGTCGCTGATCAGCGGACTCGCGTTCGTCTACCTAACCATCAGGCTTCTGACCGGAACCGACCTGGGTGCGCTGTTCGGCGATAACCACTTCACGGTCTCCAGCTTCGTGCTGGCCATGTCGCTGTCCGCTTCCTGGCAGATCGCGTACGGCCCATACGTCGCCGACTATTCGCGCTATCTTCCGGCAAGCACGAAGCAGGGCACCACGTTCTGGTCGACCTTTGCCGGCGCCGTCATCGGTTCACAGTGGTCCATGACCTTCGGTGTGCTGGCCGCGGCCATCGCCGGCGACAAATTCGCCGGCGACGAGGTCGGATTCGTCGTCAGCCTCGGCGGCACCGGAATCGTCGCGGCAGCGCTCTACTTCGTCATCGCTCTGGGCAAACTGTGCGTGAACGTGCTCAATGCGTACGGCGGATTCATGTCCACAATCACCACCATCACCGGTTTCGCCGGCCATCGGGAGATCACGAAGAGCGCCCGGGCCGTCGTCGTCTCCGCGATCATGGTGATCGCCATGGTGATTGCGTTGGCCGGAAGCACGAATTTCGTCGACAAGTTCTCGACATTCCTGCTCTTCCTGCTCACGTTCTTCACGCCCTGGTCGGCAGTCAACCTCGTCGACTTCTACTTCCTGTCCAAGGAACGCTACGACGTGCCGGCAATCGGCGACCCGAACGGCCGGTACGGCAAATGGAACGTCGCCGCCATCGCCAGCTACGTCATCGGCCTGGCGGCGCAAATGCCGTTCCTCTACACGAGCTTCTACACCGGCCCATTCGTCAAGGCGCTCGGCAATACCGACTACTCGTGGATCATCGGGCTGATCGTGCCGGCCATCGTCTACTTCATCTTGTCGAAGATCATCAAGCGGTCGATCCCGACCCGGCTGATCCTGCCGGACGACGCGGAAGGCGAGAAAGTGGAGTGA
- a CDS encoding RES family NAD+ phosphorylase: MTGESIAVAVTTPHGPVWRVGYRPHPWAWTGWEWAPTAGRFNGRWDDRQGNFRTVYAGSTLKACLIEVLAQFRPDPVALSVLDEIEVDAQDAELYPSGRPGHVPYAWCEARLIGKATLVGNFCDVTNSRTLAALRPHFLSVAESLGIDDFDGAAVRIAQPRELTQRIAVALYTLTDVNGVYYNSRWGDDLHLWAIFEGPGDSSISPLLTNVEQTSVTPDLPEIREAFNCLGLEWSGP, translated from the coding sequence ATGACTGGCGAGAGCATCGCTGTCGCCGTGACGACGCCACACGGACCGGTTTGGCGGGTTGGGTACCGTCCGCACCCATGGGCGTGGACCGGATGGGAGTGGGCCCCGACGGCCGGCCGCTTCAACGGCCGATGGGACGATCGTCAAGGAAATTTTCGTACTGTTTACGCTGGCTCAACTTTGAAAGCCTGTTTGATCGAAGTACTTGCTCAGTTCCGGCCGGATCCGGTGGCTTTGTCCGTGCTGGATGAGATTGAGGTGGATGCCCAAGATGCCGAGCTGTATCCGTCGGGTCGGCCAGGTCATGTTCCGTATGCATGGTGTGAAGCTCGGCTTATCGGAAAGGCAACGCTGGTAGGCAATTTTTGCGATGTCACGAATTCGCGGACTTTAGCGGCACTTCGACCGCACTTCCTTAGCGTTGCGGAATCGCTGGGGATCGACGACTTCGATGGGGCGGCGGTGCGGATAGCGCAACCACGCGAACTTACGCAGCGTATTGCGGTTGCTCTCTACACGCTGACTGACGTTAACGGTGTGTATTACAACTCGCGGTGGGGCGACGATTTACACCTATGGGCGATATTCGAGGGGCCCGGCGACTCTTCGATAAGCCCGCTTCTGACAAATGTCGAGCAGACGTCTGTGACACCGGACTTGCCCGAGATCCGCGAAGCTTTCAACTGTTTGGGCCTCGAATGGAGTGGCCCCTAG
- a CDS encoding SDR family NAD(P)-dependent oxidoreductase, whose protein sequence is MRTLIVFGYGPGISHATAERFGSEGYSLALVGRNGERLADGVRRLKDHGLEAAAYQSDAADSAAIRRTIAEIRAGMGSISAVLWTAFRSGDVTDVLAARPDDVERAFDVGVAGLLTCVQEVSADLKSAPGASILVANGAVGELTAEADGFAKLLGIDGVGLENAAKSKLVGILAERLREFDIHVGEVTIAGSVKGTATATPTAIDPSAIADRFWRLARERDRTRVRMVEEGPALFG, encoded by the coding sequence ATGCGCACACTGATCGTCTTCGGCTACGGGCCGGGGATTTCGCACGCGACGGCGGAACGGTTTGGAAGCGAGGGTTATTCGCTAGCGCTTGTCGGCAGAAACGGCGAGAGGCTTGCGGACGGCGTCCGTCGTCTGAAGGATCACGGCCTGGAGGCCGCGGCCTATCAGTCGGATGCGGCCGACTCCGCCGCTATCCGGCGGACCATCGCGGAGATCCGTGCGGGTATGGGAAGCATCTCCGCCGTTCTCTGGACAGCCTTCAGGAGCGGCGACGTGACGGACGTTCTGGCGGCGCGCCCCGACGATGTCGAGCGCGCGTTCGATGTCGGAGTGGCGGGGCTCTTGACCTGTGTTCAAGAGGTATCGGCTGATTTGAAGTCGGCTCCCGGAGCTTCGATTCTGGTGGCCAACGGAGCCGTCGGCGAACTCACGGCGGAGGCCGACGGCTTTGCGAAGCTCTTAGGGATCGATGGTGTCGGCCTCGAGAACGCCGCAAAGTCCAAGCTCGTCGGGATCCTGGCAGAGCGGCTGCGCGAGTTCGACATCCACGTGGGCGAGGTGACGATCGCCGGGTCGGTCAAGGGTACGGCGACTGCAACGCCGACGGCGATCGACCCGTCGGCGATCGCCGATCGGTTCTGGCGGCTTGCACGGGAACGGGATCGGACTCGGGTGCGCATGGTCGAAGAAGGGCCGGCCCTATTCGGCTGA
- a CDS encoding SDR family oxidoreductase → MHVFVTGATGWIGSASVDELLAAGHEVTGLARSDASASSLEAKGAHVRRGDLDDLESIRAGAETADAVIHLANKHDFDNPGVSDAAERAAVQTIGDALAGTARPFLLASGVAGLAQGRPATEDDASSAHGPKSPRGGSENLALEFIGRGVRTVSVRFSPSVHGAGDHGFIAHLSAIARAKGVSGYPGDGANRWAAVHRSDAARVVALGLEKAPAGSLLHAVAEEGVSSRDIAEAIGRANGLPTTSIAPDDVPDHYGWIGQFFSMDFAATSHATRELLDWTPSGPGLIDDLDAGAYSVPEPATT, encoded by the coding sequence ATGCACGTATTCGTCACCGGAGCCACCGGATGGATCGGCTCCGCCTCCGTCGATGAACTTCTCGCGGCCGGACACGAGGTCACCGGCCTTGCCAGATCCGATGCATCGGCATCCTCGCTTGAAGCAAAGGGCGCGCACGTGCGCCGAGGCGATCTCGACGACCTCGAAAGCATCCGCGCCGGCGCCGAAACCGCGGACGCCGTCATCCATTTGGCCAACAAGCACGATTTCGACAACCCGGGCGTGTCCGACGCTGCCGAGCGAGCCGCCGTCCAGACCATTGGAGACGCGCTTGCCGGTACCGCGCGTCCGTTTCTGCTGGCGTCCGGTGTCGCCGGACTCGCGCAGGGCAGGCCCGCGACCGAGGACGACGCGTCGTCGGCGCACGGCCCAAAGTCGCCCAGGGGAGGAAGCGAGAACCTCGCGCTCGAATTCATCGGACGCGGCGTGCGTACGGTTTCCGTGCGGTTTTCGCCGTCCGTGCACGGAGCCGGCGATCACGGGTTCATCGCGCATTTGTCGGCGATTGCCCGCGCCAAGGGCGTGTCCGGTTATCCGGGTGACGGAGCCAACCGGTGGGCGGCCGTGCACCGCTCGGATGCGGCGCGCGTCGTCGCGCTTGGGCTCGAGAAAGCCCCGGCCGGGAGTCTCTTGCACGCGGTCGCCGAAGAGGGTGTTTCGAGCCGCGACATTGCGGAGGCCATCGGCCGTGCGAACGGATTGCCCACGACGTCGATCGCGCCGGACGACGTCCCGGATCACTATGGATGGATCGGGCAGTTCTTCTCGATGGACTTCGCGGCGACCAGCCATGCGACTCGAGAGCTCCTCGACTGGACGCCGTCCGGCCCGGGCCTGATCGACGATCTCGACGCCGGCGCGTATTCGGTGCCGGAACCAGCCACCACGTGA
- a CDS encoding TetR family transcriptional regulator, giving the protein MVRWKPGAKERLQAAALELFATRGFEQTTAAEIAESVGLTERTFFRHFSDKREVLFHGQEQFVQAFLDGIDSAPAGSSPLEIVAAAIHSATAFFPDERRPQSRIRQVLIDRNPALQERESHKMSSLAATLVEALHRRGIGEPAASLAAESGATVFGIAFTQWIRDDETRSMPAIVDEVFGELRTLSAPGSSTPNPR; this is encoded by the coding sequence ATGGTGCGTTGGAAACCGGGCGCGAAAGAGCGTCTTCAAGCGGCAGCGCTCGAACTGTTCGCCACTCGCGGGTTCGAGCAGACGACGGCGGCGGAAATCGCCGAGTCCGTCGGCCTGACCGAGCGCACGTTCTTTCGGCACTTCAGCGACAAGCGCGAAGTGCTGTTTCACGGTCAAGAGCAGTTCGTCCAAGCGTTCCTCGACGGCATCGATTCCGCTCCGGCGGGCTCGTCCCCGCTCGAGATCGTTGCGGCCGCAATCCACAGTGCGACAGCGTTTTTCCCCGACGAGCGCCGGCCGCAGTCGCGCATCCGGCAGGTTCTGATTGATCGGAATCCCGCTCTTCAAGAACGTGAGTCGCACAAGATGTCGTCTCTCGCAGCGACACTCGTCGAAGCGCTTCATCGGCGCGGTATCGGCGAGCCCGCCGCCAGCTTGGCGGCCGAGTCCGGCGCAACGGTGTTCGGCATCGCCTTCACGCAGTGGATCCGCGACGACGAGACGCGATCCATGCCTGCCATCGTCGACGAGGTGTTCGGCGAGCTTCGGACCTTGAGCGCTCCCGGAAGTTCGACACCAAACCCGCGGTAG
- a CDS encoding TetR/AcrR family transcriptional regulator has protein sequence MTPEKRTRSNFHSRQKKVGDALRRDTRARLLQAAETEFAAHGYSGTTVTRLAGAAGVSVQTLYLAWGSKRALLRAYVEKLLAGPAASPEDAAGRFVGLSPRERLAELADVVAEVAGRAAIGWTLYRDAAAVDPEIAGDWSELQLLRHRLFTRVVGDIPAAALAKGLTRQGAIDTAWTIASPDSYDLLVHRLGYTLGEFRAWMKQTLGAALLDPDRGSSAS, from the coding sequence ATGACCCCGGAAAAACGAACTCGGTCGAATTTCCACAGCCGCCAGAAGAAGGTCGGCGACGCTCTGCGACGGGACACCCGGGCCCGGCTCCTGCAGGCCGCGGAGACCGAGTTCGCCGCGCACGGGTACAGCGGGACGACTGTCACCCGTCTTGCCGGCGCGGCCGGAGTATCCGTGCAGACTCTCTATCTCGCGTGGGGAAGTAAGCGCGCACTCCTGCGCGCGTACGTGGAGAAGCTCTTGGCCGGGCCCGCGGCTTCTCCGGAGGACGCGGCCGGTCGGTTCGTCGGTCTGTCGCCGCGCGAGCGGCTCGCGGAATTGGCCGATGTCGTCGCCGAGGTCGCCGGCCGTGCCGCCATCGGGTGGACGCTCTACCGCGATGCGGCCGCCGTCGATCCCGAAATCGCCGGCGACTGGAGTGAACTGCAACTCCTGCGCCATCGACTGTTCACTCGCGTGGTCGGCGATATTCCGGCTGCCGCGCTGGCCAAAGGACTGACGCGCCAGGGGGCCATCGACACGGCCTGGACGATTGCGAGCCCCGACAGCTATGACCTCCTCGTGCACCGTCTCGGCTACACTCTGGGCGAGTTCCGTGCCTGGATGAAGCAGACGCTGGGCGCCGCACTACTCGACCCGGACCGGGGTTCGAGCGCATCATGA
- a CDS encoding CocE/NonD family hydrolase: MTNTALDKPWERPGRAAYARRRRRAALHPPVDVYRMPPDVTKSVDVPVHMRDGVTLRLNLFRPADTDDPLPAILSAHPYGKDAVPKLKRGKWALNPQFRIMNQPAPLRISDQTSWEAPDPVWWARHGYAVINLDTRGGGHSEGRGDLFSDQEADDISRVIEWAADQPWCTGRIGMLGVSYLALSQYKVAALSPPALKAICPWEGFTDAYRDFFTPGGVVENGFARVWLFLSGRAARLTTNLAAERRAHPLRDAWWEAITPDLSKITVPILECTSFSDDNLHSVGSMRAFQRVASADRYAYAHRGPKWATFYGEEARAHQLTFFDRYLREEDSPRLPRVRLEIRDRRDHVAGVRNENEWPLARTDWRRLHLAAGGALRESEGPAGNVTFDLRRNAARFEYRFREKTELSGPMTLRLNVATTGAKDPRLFIRVEKWSHGTPVTFEGSYGYGRDLLAQGRLRLALRELDTTLSTPHQPEHTFRTLQPVRDNEEVEVLIPLSSSATLFHAGDSLRLLVAGRYLRPRNPLFGHFPTHYQPSTSGKATISWSAGRPSTLEIPVIPPT; the protein is encoded by the coding sequence ATGACGAACACCGCATTGGACAAGCCGTGGGAGCGCCCGGGGCGCGCCGCATATGCACGGCGGCGACGCAGAGCAGCTCTGCACCCACCGGTTGACGTGTATCGGATGCCGCCCGATGTCACAAAGTCCGTCGACGTGCCGGTGCACATGCGTGACGGCGTCACTTTGCGGCTGAATCTGTTCCGCCCGGCCGACACCGACGACCCGCTCCCCGCGATTTTGTCGGCGCATCCCTACGGGAAAGATGCGGTGCCCAAGCTCAAGCGCGGCAAGTGGGCTTTGAACCCGCAGTTCCGCATCATGAACCAGCCGGCTCCGCTGCGGATCTCCGACCAGACCAGCTGGGAGGCACCCGATCCGGTGTGGTGGGCCCGGCACGGCTATGCGGTCATCAACCTGGATACGCGCGGCGGCGGCCATTCCGAGGGCCGCGGGGACTTGTTCTCCGACCAGGAGGCCGATGACATCTCCCGGGTGATCGAGTGGGCCGCCGACCAGCCGTGGTGTACGGGCCGAATCGGCATGCTTGGGGTGTCATATCTGGCGCTGTCGCAGTACAAGGTCGCCGCCCTGAGTCCGCCGGCGCTGAAGGCGATCTGCCCGTGGGAGGGGTTCACCGACGCCTACCGTGACTTTTTCACCCCCGGCGGCGTAGTCGAGAACGGCTTCGCCAGGGTCTGGCTGTTCCTCAGCGGTCGGGCTGCCCGCCTGACGACGAACTTGGCGGCCGAGCGGCGGGCGCATCCGCTCCGGGATGCCTGGTGGGAGGCGATCACGCCGGATCTGTCGAAGATCACTGTCCCGATTTTGGAGTGCACGAGCTTTTCCGACGACAACCTCCACAGCGTGGGCTCGATGCGCGCGTTTCAGCGCGTCGCCTCGGCCGACCGGTACGCCTATGCGCATCGCGGGCCCAAGTGGGCCACCTTTTACGGGGAGGAAGCGCGAGCGCACCAGCTGACGTTCTTCGATCGCTACCTGCGCGAGGAAGACTCCCCACGGCTACCGCGAGTGCGACTGGAGATCCGTGATCGCCGCGATCACGTCGCAGGCGTACGCAACGAGAACGAGTGGCCGCTGGCACGCACCGACTGGCGCCGACTCCACCTCGCCGCCGGAGGTGCACTACGCGAATCCGAGGGCCCCGCCGGCAACGTCACGTTCGACTTGAGGCGCAACGCGGCCCGGTTCGAATACCGTTTCCGAGAGAAAACCGAACTCAGCGGCCCCATGACTCTACGGCTGAACGTCGCGACGACTGGCGCAAAAGATCCGCGGCTGTTCATCAGGGTCGAGAAATGGTCGCACGGCACGCCGGTGACTTTCGAAGGTTCCTACGGCTACGGACGCGATCTGCTTGCCCAGGGCCGTCTCCGCCTGGCACTGCGCGAACTCGACACCACGCTCAGCACGCCCCACCAGCCCGAGCACACGTTCCGCACTCTCCAGCCGGTCCGCGACAATGAGGAGGTCGAGGTCCTTATCCCGCTGAGCTCGTCCGCCACGCTCTTTCACGCCGGCGACAGTCTTCGACTCTTGGTCGCCGGTCGCTACCTGCGGCCTCGCAATCCGCTGTTCGGCCACTTCCCGACCCACTACCAGCCGAGCACATCCGGAAAGGCCACCATTAGCTGGAGTGCCGGCCGGCCGTCCACTCTTGAAATCCCGGTCATCCCGCCAACCTGA
- a CDS encoding 4,5-dihydroxyphthalate decarboxylase, protein MNTKLTIAGGSHEQVAPLFDGRVTIDGVDATFESAPVITEIFRGMLEGNYDIAELGLTYFLRSFDHADPPFKALPIFPARNFRHSSVFVNTAAGVQTPKDLPGKTIGDFALWGNDASVWIKGILADEHGVTPDQSRWVVGGTNHPIPSFDWLPQPVPDGVDVHHAADGALLGDMLESGEIDALMTVDAPQAFMDGSTKIARLFPDYESVERDYYRRTGIFPQMHIVAVRPELIEQTDLLKSVYRGFAEAKELVQQQYRRGALKQHMDVITPWFSQLFDENRKLFGEDWWPYGLAANRTAIDTFLRYHYEQGLSKRLLTAEDIFVPEFLDT, encoded by the coding sequence ATGAATACGAAGCTCACTATCGCCGGCGGCAGCCATGAACAAGTTGCGCCACTGTTCGATGGCCGTGTCACGATCGACGGCGTCGATGCCACCTTCGAGTCGGCGCCGGTAATCACCGAAATCTTCCGGGGCATGCTGGAAGGCAACTACGACATAGCCGAATTGGGCCTGACCTATTTTTTGCGCTCGTTCGACCATGCGGACCCGCCGTTCAAGGCGCTGCCGATCTTCCCGGCCCGCAACTTTCGGCACTCGTCCGTTTTCGTCAACACAGCAGCAGGGGTCCAGACACCGAAAGATCTGCCGGGCAAGACAATCGGTGATTTCGCGCTGTGGGGAAACGACGCGAGCGTGTGGATCAAGGGCATCCTCGCCGATGAACACGGTGTGACGCCCGACCAGTCCCGATGGGTCGTCGGCGGCACCAACCATCCCATTCCCTCCTTTGACTGGCTCCCGCAGCCGGTGCCGGACGGCGTCGATGTGCACCATGCTGCCGACGGCGCCCTACTCGGGGACATGCTCGAGTCCGGAGAGATCGACGCGCTGATGACCGTCGACGCTCCGCAGGCATTCATGGACGGCTCGACAAAGATCGCCCGCCTTTTCCCCGATTATGAGAGCGTCGAACGCGACTACTATCGGCGTACCGGAATCTTCCCGCAAATGCATATCGTCGCAGTCCGTCCGGAGCTGATCGAGCAGACCGACCTCCTGAAGTCGGTCTACCGCGGATTTGCCGAGGCCAAGGAACTGGTCCAGCAGCAGTACCGACGCGGCGCACTCAAACAGCACATGGACGTCATCACGCCCTGGTTCAGTCAGCTCTTCGACGAGAACAGGAAGCTGTTTGGCGAGGACTGGTGGCCGTACGGGCTTGCCGCCAACCGCACCGCCATTGACACGTTTCTGCGGTATCACTACGAGCAGGGGCTCTCCAAGCGCCTCCTGACCGCTGAGGACATCTTCGTTCCCGAGTTCTTGGACACCTGA
- a CDS encoding type II toxin-antitoxin system PemK/MazF family toxin, with protein sequence MRRGDIYIAAARSAYTGKPRPVVIVQDDRFDATASVTVCPFTTNLVQAPLIRITIEPTSATGIDQPSQIMVDKVATIPRVNVRDYLGRLPDTDFVRLDRALLVFLGLVD encoded by the coding sequence GTGAGGCGAGGCGACATTTACATCGCTGCCGCGCGCAGTGCCTACACCGGAAAGCCGCGACCTGTTGTCATTGTCCAGGACGATCGGTTCGACGCAACCGCCTCGGTGACAGTCTGCCCGTTCACGACAAACCTCGTCCAGGCGCCGCTGATTCGGATCACCATTGAACCGACCTCTGCGACCGGGATCGATCAACCAAGCCAAATCATGGTCGACAAAGTCGCGACAATTCCACGAGTCAATGTGCGCGATTACCTCGGCCGGCTCCCGGACACCGACTTTGTCCGGCTCGACCGAGCACTGCTGGTATTCCTCGGGCTCGTTGATTGA
- a CDS encoding antitoxin MazE family protein, with the protein MATTRERVREYRRRLRAQGLRPVQIWVPDVRAPEFVAEAHRQSAAIAASEREVDDQTFVDAISVDWDTEVEFDG; encoded by the coding sequence ATGGCAACTACACGAGAACGAGTACGCGAGTATCGCCGGCGCTTGCGGGCGCAGGGTCTCCGGCCTGTTCAGATCTGGGTGCCAGATGTACGGGCTCCGGAGTTCGTTGCGGAAGCTCATCGCCAGTCGGCTGCGATAGCTGCCAGCGAACGTGAAGTCGACGACCAGACGTTCGTCGACGCCATCTCCGTCGACTGGGACACCGAGGTGGAGTTTGACGGGTGA